The DNA sequence GTGGAACTTTGACTAACTTCCAGACAATCCGTAAGCGTGTTCGTCGTCTTAAAGATATCGAACGTATGGAAGAAGATGGAACTTTCGAAGTTCTTCCTAAGAAAGAAGTTGTAGAGCTTAATAAAGAAAAAGATCGTCTTGTTAAATTCCTTGGTGGTATTAAGGATATGGATCGTCTTCCAGATGCCTTGTTCGTAATTGATCCACGTAAAGAACGCATTGCGATTGCAGAAGCACACAAGTTGAATATTCCGATCATCGCCATGGTTGATACAAACTGTGACCCGGATGAAATCGACTATGTAATCCCTGCAAACGATGACGCTATTCGTGCTGTAAAGCTTCTTACTTCTAAGATGGCTGATGCAATCATCGAAGTAAAACAGGGTGAAGAAAACGAAGAAGCTCCAGAGCAGGAAGAAACTGCACCTGAAGCTGAAACTGCTGACCAAGCGTAAACTATTAGCAAGCACAGGTGATAAGGGGAAAACCTTTTATCACCTTTTTTTAAGAAATTTTATCGAAAAAATCTCATAATATTTGGAGGCGTTAACGTGGCTATTACTGCAAAAATGGTTAAAGAATTGCGTGAACAGACTGGCGCAGGCATGATGGATTGCAAAAAAGCATTGACTG is a window from the Aciduricibacillus chroicocephali genome containing:
- the rpsB gene encoding 30S ribosomal protein S2, with the protein product MSVISMKQLLEAGVHFGHQTRRWNPKMKKYIFTERNGIYIIDLQKTVKKLDEAYNFVRDLAANGGSVLFVGTKKQAQDSVRDEATRSGMFFVNQRWLGGTLTNFQTIRKRVRRLKDIERMEEDGTFEVLPKKEVVELNKEKDRLVKFLGGIKDMDRLPDALFVIDPRKERIAIAEAHKLNIPIIAMVDTNCDPDEIDYVIPANDDAIRAVKLLTSKMADAIIEVKQGEENEEAPEQEETAPEAETADQA